A section of the Carassius carassius chromosome 17, fCarCar2.1, whole genome shotgun sequence genome encodes:
- the LOC132160848 gene encoding solute carrier family 2, facilitated glucose transporter member 1-like, giving the protein MGDGKQLTLPLMLTVGTAVIGSLQFGYNTGVINAPQKIIENFLNDTWFDRYKDNISKTSLTTLWSLSVAIFSVGGIIGSFSVGLFVNRFGRRNSMLMANVLAFVAAALMGFSKIGASWEMLIIGRFVVGLYSGLSTGFVPIYVGEVAPTALRGALGTLHQLGIVVGILMAQIFGMDVVMGNATMWPFLLGFTFIPALAQCCLLPFCPESPRFLLIIRNEEDKAKAVLKKLRGTTDVSADMQEMKEESRQMKREKKVTIPELFRSPLYRQPIAIAIMLQLSQQLSGINAIFYYSTKIFERAGVQQPVYATVGAGVVNTAFTVVSLFVVERAGRRSLHLLGLMGMAGSAVLMTIALALLEKYDWMSYISIVAIFGFVAFFEIGPGPIPWFIVAELFSQGPRPSAFAVAGFSNWTANFIVGMCFQYVEELCGPYVFIIFTIFLLCFFIFTYFKVPETKGRTFDEISAGFRQTASGAEKYSPEELNSLGADSQL; this is encoded by the exons CAACTGACCTTGCCACTGATGCTGACTGTCGGGACGGCTGTGATCGGCTCCCTTCAGTTTGGCTACAACACAGGTGTCATCAATGCCCCACAAAAG ATCATTGAGAACTTCCTCAATGACACATGGTTTGATCGATATAAGGATAACATCTCAAAAACAAGCTTGACTACCCTGTGGTCTCTGTCTGTGGCCATCTTCTCTGTGGGCGGCATTATTGGGTCCTTCTCCGTCGGGCTGTTCGTCAACCGCTTTGGAAG GAGGAACTCCATGCTCATGGCCAATGTCCTGGCTTTTGTCGCCGCAGCACTGATGGGCTTCTCTAAGATTGGGGCATCCTGGGAGATGCTCATTATTGGGCGCTTCGTGGTGGGCCTTTACTCCGGTCTGTCCACTGGCTTTGTGCCCATATATGTGGGTGAAGTGGCCCCCACAGCCCTCAGAGGAGCCCTGGGCACCCTTCATCAGCTGGGCATCGTTGTTGGCATCCTAATGGCTCAG ATCTTTGGTATGGACGTAGTCATGGGTAATGCCACTATGTGGCCGTTCCTCCTTGGCTTTACCTTTATCCCAGCCCTGGCGCAGTGCTGTTTACTGCCCTTCTGCCCCGAGAGCCCACGATTTCTCCTCATCATCCGCAACGAGGAAGACAAAGCCAAAGCAG TGCTTAAAAAGCTGCGTGGAACGACCGATGTGAGCGCAGACATGCAGGAGATGAAGGAGGAGAGCAGACAGATGAAGAGAGAGAAGAAAGTGACCATTCCTGAACTGTTCCGCTCTCCGCTTTACCGACAGCCCATCGCTATAGCCATCATGCTGCAGCTGTCCCAGCAGCTGTCTGGAATCAATGCT ATATTCTACTACTCCACAAAGATCTTCGAGAGGGCCGGTGTGCAGCAGCCGGTTTATGCCACTGTTGGAGCAGGAGTCGTCAACACAGCTTTCACTGTCGTGTCG CTGTTTGTGGTAGAGCGAGCGGGCCGCAGGTCTCTGCACCTCTTGGGACTGATGGGAATGGCTGGATCTGCTGTACTGATGACCATCGCTCTTGCCTTGCtg GAAAAGTATGACTGGATGTCCTACATTAGCATCGTAGCCATCTTTGGATTTGTGGCCTTCTTTGAGATCGGACCGGGCCCCATCCCATGGTTCATTGTGGCGGAACTGTTCAGTCAAGGCCCAAGACCCTCTGCTTTTGCTGTTGCTGGATTCTCCAACTGGACAGCCAACTTTATCGTGGGCATGTGCTTCCAGTATGTGGAG GAGCTCTGTGGGCCGTACGTGTTCATCATCTTCACCATATTTCTACTGTGCTTCTTCATCTTCACCTACTTCAAAGTCCCAGAGACCAAGGGCCGGACGTTCGACGAAATCTCCGCAGGTTTCCGCCAGACAGCATCAGGTGCTGAGAAGTACTCGCCCGAGGAGCTCAACAGCCTGGGGGCGGACTCTCAACTTTAA